In a genomic window of Corynebacterium choanae:
- a CDS encoding FUSC family protein — protein MQVAGLTLTRARRGAGARLRQFHDDGLTRLRSSLVPIVQGSLAAGVSWWVATHWFGHHNVFFAPMAAIIIIGLTGGERLRRAVELNIGVTLGVGLGDLLVTWLGGGAWQMGVIVAIALAAAVYADRSQLVFTQAGIGVVLIATIFPPGTSGGVDRMLDSFIGGSVAIVILALVPDNPLKGARNEISTILSIAAHVLAEVALALPTHDAPRIRRALQTARGTQGNINNLIAQAKAGQEAALVSPLHWKTKRRVRSLNRVLNPVDNAMRNTRVLARRALVLAEDNDEVSADQLHLITGLSEVMTVLAVAYRQPQHKLEASVIGELTAKLRRMGAMAGPAVVDGKVLSAVMVLGQTRSLIVDLLSICGLSRSSAKAVLQPTSEHPEVPPELHEPRPEERHAHFRQPTISGEQLNDPADTAEQ, from the coding sequence ATGCAAGTGGCTGGCCTCACATTGACCCGGGCGCGACGTGGTGCCGGTGCACGACTGCGTCAATTTCATGACGATGGGCTCACTCGGCTGCGGTCATCGCTTGTCCCCATTGTGCAAGGCTCGCTGGCGGCCGGGGTGTCCTGGTGGGTGGCAACCCACTGGTTTGGTCACCACAATGTGTTCTTCGCCCCCATGGCTGCGATCATCATCATCGGTCTTACCGGCGGGGAGCGGCTGCGCCGTGCTGTTGAACTGAATATTGGCGTTACCCTCGGGGTGGGGTTAGGTGATCTGCTGGTTACCTGGCTTGGCGGTGGTGCCTGGCAAATGGGGGTGATTGTGGCTATCGCGTTAGCGGCAGCAGTGTATGCGGATCGTTCCCAACTGGTATTCACCCAAGCTGGTATTGGGGTCGTGCTGATTGCCACGATTTTCCCGCCCGGCACTTCCGGTGGGGTGGATCGGATGCTGGATTCGTTTATTGGTGGGTCGGTGGCCATTGTGATTTTGGCGCTGGTTCCCGATAATCCGTTGAAGGGTGCCCGCAACGAAATTTCAACGATTCTGTCGATTGCGGCTCATGTGCTCGCGGAGGTCGCTCTTGCTCTTCCTACCCATGATGCGCCCCGGATTCGTCGGGCCTTACAGACTGCCCGGGGCACCCAGGGCAATATCAATAATCTCATTGCACAAGCAAAAGCTGGGCAAGAGGCCGCGCTGGTCAGCCCGCTGCATTGGAAAACAAAACGGCGCGTTCGGTCGCTCAACCGGGTGTTGAACCCAGTCGATAATGCGATGCGCAATACGCGGGTGCTGGCCCGCCGAGCCCTCGTGTTAGCGGAAGACAATGATGAGGTCTCCGCCGACCAGTTGCATCTCATTACTGGCCTTTCTGAGGTGATGACGGTACTGGCGGTGGCGTACCGGCAGCCACAACACAAACTCGAAGCGTCAGTAATCGGTGAGCTCACGGCGAAATTGCGACGAATGGGGGCGATGGCCGGTCCTGCTGTCGTTGATGGGAAAGTGCTCTCGGCGGTGATGGTGCTTGGACAGACCCGTTCCCTGATTGTGGATTTGCTCTCTATTTGTGGATTGTCCCGCAGCTCAGCGAAGGCGGTGCTGCAGCCAACGAGTGAACATCCGGAAGTGCCGCCCGAGTTGCATGAGCCCCGCCCGGAAGAGCGGCACGCCCATTTTCGGCAGCCCACGATCAGCGGCGAGCAGCTCAATGATCCTGCCGATACGGCTGAACAATAG